Proteins from a genomic interval of Rhodococcus rhodochrous:
- a CDS encoding TetR family transcriptional regulator — protein sequence MPRVAEVRDAAEPNSAEQHARYDRILDAAAQLGAAKELERVRMQEVAELAGVAIGTLYRYFPSKTHLFVAVMVDRIDRMGIRLSSRPRAGGSPAASVYDVLLQATRALVRAPLLANAMIQSAASSNAASVPDAAKIDRHFDGLLLAAAGIAEPTVRDATVVRLLVALWFGLVRSALNGRMSIPEVESDLRVACDLLLVDLSVAGN from the coding sequence ATGCCCAGGGTTGCGGAGGTGCGCGATGCCGCCGAACCGAATTCGGCGGAACAACACGCGCGATACGACAGGATCCTCGACGCGGCAGCACAATTGGGGGCAGCGAAAGAGCTCGAACGGGTCCGGATGCAGGAGGTCGCCGAACTCGCCGGTGTCGCCATCGGAACCCTCTACCGCTACTTCCCGTCGAAGACGCATCTCTTCGTGGCGGTCATGGTCGACCGGATCGACCGAATGGGGATTCGGTTGTCCAGTCGGCCACGGGCAGGCGGTTCCCCGGCCGCCTCCGTCTACGACGTGTTGCTGCAGGCCACCCGGGCGTTGGTGCGCGCACCGTTGTTGGCGAACGCGATGATCCAGTCCGCGGCCTCGTCGAACGCCGCCTCGGTTCCGGACGCGGCGAAGATCGATCGGCACTTCGACGGACTGCTCTTGGCCGCGGCCGGCATCGCCGAGCCGACGGTCCGGGACGCGACCGTCGTGCGTCTCCTGGTGGCCTTGTGGTTCGGGCTGGTCCGGTCGGCCCTCAACGGGCGGATGTCGATTCCGGAGGTCGAATCCGACCTGCGTGTTGCGTGCGATCTGCTGTTGGTGGATCTTTCCGTCGCCGGGAACTGA